The following are encoded together in the Flavobacterium sp. TR2 genome:
- a CDS encoding ThuA domain-containing protein: MKNAIVFILLLLSCFFQQDCQAQKQKKSRFKALVLYENGGHHLPFTKAAKPWLNKLAIDSSFTIDYIENTKTINEALLKQYQVFIQLDYPPYTWSEESMQAFQKYMNSGKGGWVGLHHATLLGEFDGFQMWKWFSDFMGGIRFANYIPDFASGKVNVEDKSHPVTKGVPFDFLIKKEEWYTYDKSPRPNVHILASVDESTYQPDSKIKMGDHPVVWTNDHFKSRNVYIFMGHSPELFENGAYTTLLRNSIFWAAGKR; encoded by the coding sequence ATGAAAAACGCAATAGTATTTATTTTACTTCTTTTAAGCTGTTTCTTTCAGCAGGACTGTCAGGCTCAAAAACAAAAAAAATCACGTTTTAAAGCTTTGGTTTTATATGAAAATGGCGGGCATCACCTTCCATTTACCAAAGCAGCAAAACCGTGGCTCAATAAACTTGCCATCGATAGCAGTTTTACAATTGACTATATCGAGAACACTAAAACAATCAATGAAGCACTTTTAAAGCAATATCAAGTTTTCATCCAATTGGATTATCCTCCTTATACCTGGAGCGAAGAATCGATGCAGGCCTTTCAGAAATACATGAACAGCGGCAAAGGCGGATGGGTTGGCTTGCATCACGCTACCCTGCTCGGTGAATTTGATGGATTTCAAATGTGGAAATGGTTTTCTGATTTTATGGGCGGCATTAGGTTTGCGAATTACATACCAGATTTTGCGAGCGGAAAAGTAAATGTAGAAGATAAATCACATCCAGTAACTAAAGGAGTTCCTTTTGATTTCCTGATTAAAAAAGAAGAATGGTACACGTATGATAAAAGCCCTAGGCCAAATGTTCATATTTTGGCTTCGGTTGACGAATCTACTTATCAGCCAGATTCAAAAATAAAAATGGGGGATCACCCTGTAGTATGGACAAACGATCATTTTAAATCTCGAAATGTTTACATCTTTATGGGACATTCGCCAGAATTATTCGAAAATGGCGCCTATACTACCCTGCTTCGAAATTCAATTTTCTGGGCAGCTGGCAAAAGATAA
- a CDS encoding GNAT family N-acetyltransferase, whose protein sequence is MIQKVNKTEYPELISVWESSVKATHDFLKPEDFIFYKELIPNFFDNVSLHCIKNDQQQIIGFIGTHDGNLEMLFVTADQIGKGIGKKLLLYAIEELKITKVDVNKENLTASAFYKHFGFETKSTSDVDGCGKPYPILHLELIK, encoded by the coding sequence GTGATTCAAAAAGTAAATAAAACAGAGTATCCTGAACTTATTTCGGTTTGGGAGTCTTCTGTAAAAGCAACACACGACTTCTTAAAACCCGAAGATTTTATATTTTACAAAGAACTTATCCCAAACTTTTTTGATAATGTTTCATTGCACTGCATAAAAAATGACCAACAGCAGATTATTGGTTTTATCGGAACCCATGATGGAAACTTAGAAATGCTATTTGTAACGGCAGACCAAATAGGAAAAGGAATTGGCAAAAAATTATTATTGTACGCAATTGAAGAGCTTAAGATCACGAAAGTTGATGTAAATAAAGAAAACCTAACAGCCTCAGCATTTTACAAACATTTTGGTTTTGAGACAAAATCAACATCTGATGTAGACGGCTGTGGAAAACCCTACCCGATTCTGCATTTAGAACTGATAAAATAG
- a CDS encoding ATP-binding protein: MKIAILGAHRVGKTTLAEKLHESFPNYEFYPEPFFELQEMGFDFSETPTTDDYMMQLEHSLKQILRSGRNAIFDRCPIDLLAYAMAADNTLDFSALFNKIQNAIQEIDVFVFVPIEEPDRFSCADSDLPDLRNEVNDSIVELIDDFDLKVIKVRGSLSERLDQILRKL; encoded by the coding sequence ATGAAAATAGCAATATTAGGAGCTCATAGGGTTGGCAAAACTACTTTGGCTGAAAAACTGCATGAATCTTTTCCTAATTATGAGTTTTATCCGGAGCCTTTTTTTGAATTGCAGGAAATGGGTTTTGATTTTTCTGAAACACCGACTACAGATGATTATATGATGCAGCTTGAACATTCATTAAAGCAAATCTTGAGAAGCGGCAGAAATGCTATTTTCGATCGCTGTCCGATTGATCTTTTAGCATACGCTATGGCAGCGGACAATACATTAGATTTTTCGGCACTATTTAATAAAATTCAAAATGCAATTCAAGAAATTGATGTTTTTGTATTTGTCCCTATTGAAGAGCCCGACCGATTTTCATGTGCAGACTCCGATTTGCCTGATCTTAGAAATGAAGTAAATGATAGTATTGTCGAATTAATTGATGATTTTGATTTGAAGGTAATTAAAGTCAGAGGAAGTTTATCTGAAAGACTAGATCAAATTCTACGCAAATTATAA
- a CDS encoding helix-turn-helix domain-containing protein — protein sequence MEKKGRKSAINEEVVLLGTRITEIIKEKGLKTRIVAHDADLDVENLRKYMKGKQEMKITTMLKILKSLDVSIEELFNFIKAK from the coding sequence ATGGAAAAGAAAGGTAGAAAATCAGCAATCAACGAAGAAGTTGTTCTTTTAGGAACACGTATTACTGAAATTATTAAAGAAAAAGGGTTAAAGACTAGAATTGTAGCACATGATGCTGATTTAGATGTAGAAAATCTACGAAAATACATGAAAGGGAAACAAGAAATGAAAATTACAACAATGCTCAAGATTCTTAAATCTTTAGACGTTTCTATAGAGGAGTTGTTCAATTTTATAAAAGCAAAATAA
- a CDS encoding restriction system-associated AAA family ATPase, which translates to MKLLRFKLNTKFRSLPKGFELIFRKNSSLDRDKLNQFHPFCFAGLNGSGKSNILEALSLIFFYLECSFSKYLPDDFNEAFEKSNIPFSFELEYLIYKQDNDSIIPIKIIKPDNKPVEFYRFSEDGEIIRVSTVPVREGIIKSNAVAKQYLPEIVIGYSSGENEILSLPFLKTRLIHSDNYKQSLLEDEKYEKKPLTSLVYIDYSMSQAVLLSNFLMQKEFEDEKLDLLQPIKEILEIEKLQSFRLVIKDFLIRKEESSKSKNRKLLSQLKEKGELSIIDKLKLCSTSSYLTADGELVLDYFVNRETKTAFQKNFDSPYDLFQDLQTLLELNLHSINETLKKTIYTSNSMYVSEKMPKPEGKDLVFYFNDFLIKKKNDDQPVLVKNLSDGEHQFLHSMGICLMLKNKTALLLLDEPETHFNPDWRSKFISVLKDSLERGESNNLVRDILITSHSPFIISDCFPDKVVVFKKGHQPVNAWDMNFNTFGTSVNIVLEEIFRKEESIPNYSLSELNKIKNRKFDSIEDIQKAKEDSRLLGDSPEKVFLFRDLLLKEEEFKEEN; encoded by the coding sequence ATGAAGTTATTACGTTTTAAATTAAATACTAAATTTAGGAGTTTACCGAAAGGTTTTGAATTAATTTTTAGAAAAAATAGTTCTTTAGATCGTGATAAATTAAATCAATTTCATCCTTTTTGCTTTGCTGGTCTTAATGGGAGCGGTAAATCTAATATTCTGGAGGCTTTATCGCTAATTTTTTTTTATTTAGAATGTTCTTTTTCAAAATATCTGCCAGATGATTTTAATGAAGCGTTTGAAAAAAGCAATATTCCATTTTCATTTGAATTAGAATATCTTATTTATAAACAAGATAACGATTCGATTATTCCAATAAAAATTATTAAGCCTGACAATAAACCAGTTGAATTTTATCGTTTTTCGGAAGATGGCGAAATTATTAGAGTTAGTACAGTGCCAGTAAGGGAAGGGATTATTAAAAGTAATGCTGTTGCAAAACAGTATCTTCCAGAAATTGTGATAGGTTATTCATCAGGAGAGAATGAAATATTAAGTTTACCGTTTTTAAAAACAAGATTAATTCACAGTGATAATTATAAACAATCTTTACTTGAAGATGAAAAGTATGAAAAGAAACCATTAACAAGTTTAGTTTATATAGATTATAGTATGAGTCAAGCGGTACTATTATCTAATTTTTTGATGCAAAAAGAATTTGAAGATGAAAAATTAGATTTATTACAACCGATAAAAGAAATATTGGAGATTGAGAAGTTACAGAGCTTTCGATTGGTAATTAAAGATTTTTTAATTAGAAAGGAAGAAAGTTCGAAATCAAAGAATCGAAAACTATTATCTCAATTGAAAGAAAAAGGGGAACTATCAATTATTGATAAATTAAAGTTGTGCTCAACTTCATCATATTTAACTGCTGATGGAGAATTAGTATTAGATTATTTTGTAAATAGAGAAACAAAAACGGCATTTCAAAAAAATTTTGATTCTCCATATGATTTATTTCAAGATTTGCAAACATTATTAGAGCTTAATCTTCATTCCATAAACGAAACTTTAAAGAAAACAATTTATACATCTAATAGTATGTATGTTTCTGAAAAAATGCCAAAGCCAGAAGGGAAGGATTTAGTCTTTTATTTTAATGATTTTTTAATAAAAAAGAAAAATGATGATCAACCAGTTTTAGTAAAAAATTTGTCTGATGGCGAGCATCAATTTTTGCACAGTATGGGAATTTGTTTAATGTTGAAAAACAAAACAGCTTTATTGTTGTTAGACGAGCCTGAAACTCATTTTAATCCAGACTGGCGGTCAAAATTTATAAGTGTTTTAAAGGATAGCTTAGAACGAGGAGAGAGTAATAATCTTGTTAGGGATATTTTAATTACGTCACATTCTCCATTTATAATATCAGATTGTTTTCCTGATAAAGTGGTAGTCTTTAAAAAAGGTCATCAACCAGTTAATGCATGGGATATGAATTTTAATACTTTTGGAACTTCTGTAAATATTGTGTTGGAAGAAATATTTAGAAAAGAAGAAAGTATACCTAATTATTCTTTGTCTGAATTAAATAAAATAAAAAATAGAAAGTTCGATTCAATTGAAGATATTCAGAAAGCTAAGGAGGATTCTAGATTGTTGGGAGATTCTCCTGAAAAGGTATTTCTTTTTAGAGATTTATTGCTAAAAGAAGAAGAATTTAAAGAAGAGAATTAG
- a CDS encoding restriction endonuclease subunit S yields the protein MENKKVKLKEVVKLVNGYPFKPVDWGEKGIEIIRIQNLNNPLAIFNKTAIEIDDKYLVREGDILISWSASLGVYEWKKESAYLNQHIFKVEFITNKISKDYFRYVIQLAIEELTYKMRGVGLKHLTKAQFDEYEFVLPDLVKQTEIINKLNNIESLIVKRKRTIELLKEYISSTFYNMFGPPISSNKKFKFKKLSELVLNKRNAIKAGPFGSELKKEFYVDNGYKVYGQEQVIRNDFNYGDYFIDDERYEKLKSCKIESGDILISLVGTLGKVAIVPENFQEGIINPRLIKISINNNLVNPFYIKSLFETNYFEAYLKDIAKGGAVQSLNVSVLKGIDFPIPRIDLQNKYCETLKKVEIQIQKCLKSLSLLEEIFQSILYNSFNNEKVDEDEVDKIMNDDLEVETIIGTILASDFESLAQYNVYKNILFKILDRTEKNIEISKDDLSYSKGIVQVYSNNKISIKTLREHKLDDNEVITF from the coding sequence GTGGAGAATAAAAAAGTAAAATTAAAAGAAGTTGTCAAATTAGTTAATGGTTATCCTTTTAAGCCTGTTGATTGGGGGGAAAAAGGAATTGAAATTATTCGAATCCAAAATTTGAATAATCCACTGGCAATTTTTAATAAAACGGCTATAGAAATTGACGATAAGTATCTTGTGAGGGAAGGTGATATTCTTATATCTTGGTCTGCCTCATTAGGAGTGTATGAATGGAAAAAAGAAAGTGCTTATCTTAATCAGCATATTTTTAAAGTTGAATTTATTACCAATAAAATTTCAAAAGATTACTTCAGATATGTTATTCAATTAGCTATCGAAGAATTAACTTACAAAATGAGAGGGGTCGGTTTAAAACATTTGACAAAAGCTCAATTTGATGAGTATGAATTTGTTTTGCCTGATTTAGTAAAGCAAACAGAAATTATAAATAAACTCAATAATATTGAATCTTTAATTGTAAAGAGAAAAAGAACAATAGAATTACTTAAAGAGTATATTAGTTCAACATTTTATAATATGTTTGGACCTCCTATTTCAAGTAATAAAAAATTTAAATTTAAAAAATTATCAGAATTAGTTTTAAATAAAAGGAATGCTATTAAAGCTGGCCCGTTTGGTTCAGAATTGAAAAAAGAATTCTATGTAGATAATGGTTATAAAGTTTATGGGCAGGAGCAGGTTATTAGAAATGATTTTAATTATGGAGATTATTTTATTGATGATGAAAGATATGAAAAATTAAAAAGTTGTAAGATAGAATCTGGAGATATTTTAATTAGTTTAGTAGGCACGTTAGGGAAAGTTGCAATTGTTCCTGAAAATTTTCAAGAGGGTATTATAAATCCACGTTTAATTAAAATTTCAATAAATAATAATTTGGTAAATCCTTTTTATATTAAGTCTTTATTTGAAACAAATTATTTTGAAGCATACCTTAAGGATATAGCTAAGGGTGGCGCTGTTCAATCATTAAATGTAAGTGTGTTGAAAGGAATTGATTTTCCAATTCCTAGAATTGACCTCCAGAATAAATATTGTGAAACATTAAAAAAAGTTGAAATACAAATACAGAAATGTCTAAAGTCATTGAGTCTTTTAGAAGAGATTTTTCAATCAATTTTGTATAATTCTTTTAATAATGAAAAGGTCGATGAGGATGAAGTAGATAAAATAATGAATGATGATTTAGAAGTTGAAACTATTATAGGGACAATTTTAGCATCCGATTTTGAATCTTTAGCGCAATACAATGTTTATAAAAATATATTATTTAAAATTTTAGACAGAACTGAAAAGAACATTGAAATTTCTAAAGATGATTTATCTTATAGTAAAGGGATTGTACAAGTTTATTCTAATAATAAAATATCTATAAAGACACTTAGGGAACATAAATTGGATGATAATGAAGTTATTACGTTTTAA
- a CDS encoding class I SAM-dependent DNA methyltransferase, protein MLTTEIKNKIQLLWDRLWAGGLSNPITAIEQISYLLFMKRLEKFSPNLEKNLKWSTYNTFENEKLVRHIKEVVFEYIKNNLASEEEPFAKALRDSSFIVNNPSLLKDCIVFIDSIYEDIEKQEKENNQYFHDIQGDVYEYLLKHTSEAGKNGQFRTPRHIIQMMTEILDPDVDGKICDLACGSGGFLIGAYQYIVTKYSAKKIKDENGLWKGLDGKEFQKAENNGKDILLRENTFYGFDIDQTMVRIGMMNLMMHGITKPNIEHIDTLSLDYEKLEAKRINESFDSSDRIKIENKKLQGQYKYILANPPFTGKINSETVSENLDRIYPIVHNKKSDKKERQKTVQSELLFLERMIYMLEDGGKACVVVPEGLLFNTSSAHVSTRKILMHDCDLQGVISLPSGVFQPYTGVKTSILIFEKKKYRKTTPQEVDVWFYEMKSDGYTLDTNRKKLKENPLPESIKKWNNRHKEEQSDRKLQYFAIPFAEIQKNKYELNLNRYKDFEYQAEEYRLPKYILDELFVLEEEIFKGLSQLKESGE, encoded by the coding sequence ATGTTAACAACAGAAATAAAAAACAAAATACAACTTTTATGGGATAGACTATGGGCTGGAGGATTGTCGAATCCCATAACAGCCATTGAACAAATTTCGTATTTACTTTTTATGAAAAGATTGGAAAAATTTTCTCCAAATCTAGAAAAGAATTTAAAATGGAGTACCTATAACACTTTTGAAAATGAAAAATTAGTCCGTCACATAAAGGAGGTTGTTTTTGAGTATATTAAAAATAATTTAGCGAGTGAAGAAGAACCTTTTGCTAAAGCGCTTAGAGATTCTTCTTTCATTGTTAATAATCCATCACTTTTAAAAGATTGTATAGTTTTTATAGATTCGATTTATGAAGATATTGAAAAACAAGAAAAGGAAAATAATCAATATTTTCATGATATTCAGGGAGATGTTTATGAGTATTTGTTAAAGCATACTAGTGAGGCAGGAAAAAATGGACAATTTAGAACACCAAGGCATATTATTCAAATGATGACAGAGATATTAGATCCTGATGTTGATGGTAAAATTTGCGATCTAGCATGTGGATCTGGAGGTTTTTTAATAGGTGCGTATCAGTATATTGTTACAAAGTACTCTGCAAAAAAAATAAAAGATGAAAATGGTTTGTGGAAAGGGTTAGATGGCAAAGAATTTCAAAAAGCAGAAAATAATGGGAAGGATATATTGTTGAGGGAAAATACATTTTACGGATTTGATATTGATCAAACAATGGTTCGTATAGGCATGATGAATTTAATGATGCATGGAATTACTAAGCCGAATATTGAGCATATTGATACTCTTTCATTAGATTATGAGAAGTTAGAAGCTAAAAGGATTAATGAATCATTTGATTCAAGTGATAGGATTAAAATCGAAAATAAAAAGTTGCAAGGTCAGTATAAATATATTCTTGCAAACCCTCCTTTTACAGGCAAGATTAATAGTGAAACTGTTTCAGAAAACTTAGATAGAATCTATCCAATCGTACACAATAAGAAAAGTGATAAAAAGGAAAGGCAAAAAACAGTACAGTCGGAATTGTTATTTTTGGAAAGGATGATCTATATGCTTGAAGATGGTGGTAAAGCCTGCGTCGTTGTTCCTGAAGGCTTACTTTTTAATACTTCATCAGCACATGTTTCTACTCGTAAAATATTAATGCATGATTGTGATCTTCAGGGAGTTATTTCGCTTCCTAGTGGTGTTTTTCAGCCATACACAGGAGTGAAAACTTCTATATTGATTTTTGAAAAGAAAAAATATAGAAAAACTACACCACAAGAAGTTGATGTGTGGTTTTATGAAATGAAATCAGATGGGTACACTTTAGATACAAATAGGAAAAAATTAAAAGAGAATCCCTTACCTGAATCAATTAAAAAATGGAATAATCGACATAAGGAAGAACAGTCTGATAGGAAATTGCAATATTTTGCCATACCATTCGCTGAAATTCAAAAAAACAAATATGAATTAAACCTTAATAGATATAAAGATTTTGAATACCAAGCAGAAGAATATAGGTTGCCTAAATATATTTTAGATGAGTTGTTTGTTTTGGAAGAAGAAATATTTAAGGGGTTATCCCAATTAAAAGAAAGTGGAGAATAA
- a CDS encoding site-specific integrase, translated as MANLKVLLDKRRQKNDGNYNVIFRITHNRKVYTLNSGISTTEMYWNEQRKELDKSHPNSKLLNIKLSKEYFKIQQLILELDETFSITDLKNKLEGKANVSEAVTFKSFSDKLIVQMFEVKKTGNALVYQTAVNQFVSFASESSLLFSDIDYTLLERFVHHLQIKGLKQNSISNYLRTIRAIYNKAIKAKIVERSFYPFNDLIIKSEKTGNRAVLRKDILKFEQMALVENSGSWKAVNCFLLSFYLVGMSFTDLAYLKTENIINGRIIFKRRKTHKNYSIKLFAKSESIINKFNSATSKYLIPVLNENIPEDSQEAKKIIKQWIKTTNKYLKRLGRQEDMSVQITTYVARHTFATTAKRLGYSNEIIAEALGHEYGNRTTNIYLHSFNQNIVDEMHFSVIC; from the coding sequence ATGGCAAATTTAAAAGTTCTCCTTGATAAAAGAAGACAAAAGAATGATGGCAACTATAATGTTATTTTTAGGATTACTCACAATCGAAAAGTTTACACTTTAAACTCTGGAATATCAACTACAGAAATGTATTGGAATGAACAAAGAAAAGAATTGGATAAATCTCATCCCAATTCAAAACTGTTGAATATTAAGTTGTCAAAAGAATATTTCAAGATACAACAATTGATCTTAGAGCTTGATGAAACTTTTTCTATTACTGATTTGAAGAATAAATTGGAAGGAAAAGCAAATGTTTCAGAAGCGGTAACTTTTAAATCATTTTCAGATAAGTTAATAGTTCAAATGTTTGAAGTGAAAAAGACTGGTAATGCTTTGGTTTATCAAACTGCGGTTAATCAGTTTGTTTCTTTTGCTTCTGAATCAAGTTTGTTGTTTAGTGATATTGATTATACTTTATTGGAGCGGTTTGTTCATCATCTTCAAATAAAAGGATTGAAGCAAAATAGTATTTCGAATTATTTACGAACTATTAGGGCAATTTATAATAAAGCTATAAAAGCTAAAATAGTGGAACGTTCTTTTTATCCTTTTAATGATTTAATTATAAAGTCTGAAAAAACAGGGAATAGAGCTGTTTTAAGGAAGGATATTCTAAAGTTTGAGCAAATGGCCCTTGTTGAAAATTCAGGCTCATGGAAGGCTGTAAATTGTTTTCTTTTAAGTTTTTATCTTGTCGGTATGTCGTTCACTGATTTGGCCTATTTAAAGACTGAGAATATCATTAATGGGAGAATAATATTTAAAAGGAGAAAAACTCATAAAAACTATTCAATTAAACTTTTTGCAAAGTCAGAAAGTATTATTAATAAGTTCAATTCAGCTACTAGTAAGTATTTGATTCCTGTTTTAAATGAAAATATTCCTGAGGATAGTCAAGAAGCTAAGAAAATTATCAAGCAGTGGATTAAAACCACAAATAAGTATTTAAAGCGTCTAGGAAGGCAAGAAGATATGAGTGTTCAGATAACTACCTATGTGGCAAGGCACACTTTCGCAACAACAGCAAAAAGACTAGGTTATTCAAATGAAATTATTGCGGAGGCTTTAGGACATGAGTATGGAAATCGGACAACTAATATTTATTTGCATTCATTTAATCAAAATATTGTTGATGAAATGCATTTTTCGGTAATTTGTTAA
- a CDS encoding acetyl-CoA C-acyltransferase, with translation MNKRVVIVSAVRTPIGSFMGGLSTVPAPKLGAAAIKGALSKINLDPKLVDEVFMGNVIQAGVGQAPARQAALFAGLSEEVAATTVNKVCASGMKAVMFATQAIACGDAEIVVAGGMESMSLIPHYVQMRAGNKFGPATMLDGMQKDGLTDAYDNNAMGVCADLCASEYKITREEQDAFAIQSYERSAKAWDAGKFDNEVVPVEVPQRRGEPIIFSKDEEYTNVKLDKIPSLAPVFTKDGTVTAANASTINDGAAALVLMSEEKANALGLKPLAYIKGYADAAQEPKWFTTSPAKALPKALDKAGISISDVDFFEFNEAFSVVGLANAKILNLDNDKVNVNGGAVSLGHPLGASGARIIVTLLNVLEQNNAKTGAAAICNGGGGASAIVIERA, from the coding sequence ATGAACAAAAGAGTTGTTATCGTTTCTGCCGTTAGAACACCTATCGGAAGTTTCATGGGCGGGTTATCTACTGTACCTGCACCAAAATTAGGCGCTGCTGCTATAAAAGGAGCCCTTTCAAAAATTAACCTTGACCCAAAATTAGTCGATGAAGTTTTCATGGGGAATGTAATTCAGGCAGGTGTTGGACAAGCTCCTGCACGCCAAGCAGCACTTTTTGCCGGCCTGTCTGAAGAAGTTGCCGCAACAACAGTAAACAAAGTATGCGCTTCTGGAATGAAAGCCGTAATGTTTGCCACTCAGGCTATCGCCTGTGGAGATGCTGAAATCGTAGTTGCGGGCGGAATGGAAAGCATGAGCTTGATTCCTCACTATGTGCAAATGCGTGCTGGAAACAAATTTGGTCCTGCAACTATGCTTGACGGTATGCAGAAAGATGGTTTGACAGATGCTTACGACAACAACGCAATGGGAGTTTGCGCTGATTTATGTGCATCTGAATATAAAATTACTCGTGAAGAGCAAGATGCTTTCGCTATCCAATCGTATGAAAGAAGCGCAAAGGCTTGGGACGCTGGAAAATTTGACAATGAAGTTGTTCCTGTTGAAGTTCCGCAAAGACGTGGCGAACCTATTATATTTTCTAAAGACGAAGAATATACTAATGTGAAATTAGATAAGATTCCATCTTTAGCTCCAGTTTTCACAAAAGACGGAACTGTAACTGCTGCAAATGCTTCAACAATCAATGACGGCGCTGCTGCTTTGGTTTTAATGTCTGAAGAAAAGGCAAATGCATTAGGTTTAAAACCTTTAGCTTACATAAAAGGGTATGCAGATGCTGCTCAAGAGCCAAAATGGTTTACAACAAGTCCTGCAAAGGCTTTACCAAAAGCTTTAGACAAAGCAGGAATCTCAATTTCAGATGTTGATTTCTTCGAATTCAATGAAGCTTTCTCTGTAGTAGGATTAGCTAATGCAAAAATTTTAAATTTAGATAACGACAAAGTAAACGTAAACGGTGGTGCTGTTTCTTTAGGACATCCTCTTGGAGCTTCGGGAGCACGTATTATTGTAACTTTACTAAACGTTTTAGAACAAAACAATGCAAAAACTGGAGCTGCTGCAATTTGCAACGGTGGTGGTGGCGCATCGGCAATTGTTATCGAAAGAGCTTAA
- a CDS encoding C40 family peptidase: protein MFGICNLAIVPVRSEPSDRSEIVTQLLFGEHIEILERHNQWAKIRIQFDNYEGWVDSKQYQVITKEQFDQLSQEAIILNADLVDYITAPNNLLLPIPLGASLSFLNNSEINISNFDFEGTKTSGIKPKSALIKTAFMYLNAPYLWGGKTPFGIDCSGFTQMVYKLNGYKIHRDASQQALEGDPLSFIEECEAGDLAFFDNDEGNITHVGIIMENNYIIHASGKVRIDRLDHTGIYNPELNKHTHKLRVIKKII, encoded by the coding sequence ATGTTTGGAATTTGCAATTTAGCCATAGTACCTGTTCGATCTGAACCAAGCGACAGAAGTGAAATCGTTACACAGCTTTTGTTTGGCGAACACATCGAAATTTTAGAACGCCATAATCAATGGGCTAAAATAAGAATTCAGTTTGATAATTATGAAGGCTGGGTAGATTCTAAACAATATCAGGTAATTACAAAAGAACAATTTGATCAGTTGAGCCAAGAGGCAATTATTTTAAATGCTGATTTAGTTGATTATATTACAGCTCCAAACAATCTTTTACTGCCAATTCCGCTTGGAGCCTCACTATCTTTTTTAAACAACAGCGAAATCAATATTTCGAACTTTGATTTTGAAGGAACCAAAACTAGCGGCATAAAGCCTAAAAGCGCTTTAATTAAAACTGCTTTTATGTATTTGAATGCTCCGTACTTGTGGGGCGGAAAAACTCCTTTCGGCATTGACTGTTCTGGTTTTACCCAAATGGTTTACAAATTAAACGGTTATAAAATTCATCGTGATGCTTCTCAACAGGCGCTCGAAGGCGATCCTTTGAGTTTTATTGAAGAATGTGAAGCCGGTGATTTGGCTTTTTTTGATAATGACGAAGGCAATATTACCCATGTTGGCATCATAATGGAAAATAACTACATCATTCACGCAAGTGGTAAAGTTCGCATTGACCGCTTGGATCATACCGGAATTTACAATCCTGAATTAAACAAGCACACTCATAAACTTCGTGTAATTAAGAAGATTATCTAG
- a CDS encoding AraC family transcriptional regulator, translated as MKKENLYEPFTVSFETLNEYPDVGDRHNFFELVYILEGTGRQCINKNIFEYDPGHLFLLTPEDCHNFTIETKTKFFFLRFNDIYLKNSSLQNENIQRLEYILQNANHQPGCILKNDPDKCLVKVMIEAICREHQDKDVYNQELIQQLVNTLIIIVARNIAKYLPEQVTINTEAKAMDILQYIQNNIYYPEKIKAESISDYFGISNTYLGRYFKKHASETMQQYISNYKTKLIEHRLQFSEKRINEIAYEFGFTDESHFNKFFRKQKGYSPSEFRKTIRLSA; from the coding sequence ATGAAAAAAGAAAACTTATACGAACCCTTTACAGTCTCTTTTGAAACCCTGAATGAATATCCAGACGTTGGAGATCGTCATAATTTTTTTGAACTCGTTTATATTTTAGAAGGAACGGGGAGGCAATGTATCAATAAGAATATTTTCGAGTATGATCCAGGGCATTTGTTCTTATTGACGCCTGAGGACTGCCATAATTTTACAATTGAAACTAAAACGAAATTTTTCTTTTTGAGGTTTAATGATATCTATTTGAAAAATTCTAGTCTGCAGAACGAAAACATTCAACGATTGGAATATATTCTTCAAAATGCCAATCATCAGCCGGGCTGTATTCTTAAAAATGACCCTGATAAATGCTTGGTGAAAGTAATGATTGAAGCCATTTGCCGTGAACATCAGGACAAAGATGTTTACAATCAGGAATTGATTCAGCAGTTGGTAAACACCCTAATTATCATCGTAGCGAGAAATATTGCGAAATATCTTCCAGAACAGGTAACAATAAATACTGAGGCTAAAGCGATGGATATTCTGCAGTATATTCAGAACAATATTTATTATCCAGAAAAAATCAAAGCAGAATCAATCAGCGATTATTTCGGAATTTCGAATACCTATTTAGGCCGTTATTTTAAAAAACACGCCAGCGAAACCATGCAGCAGTATATCAGTAACTACAAAACCAAACTGATTGAACATCGTTTGCAATTCAGCGAAAAGCGCATTAATGAAATCGCATATGAATTTGGTTTTACGGATGAAAGCCACTTTAATAAGTTCTTTAGAAAACAAAAGGGATATAGTCCGTCTGAGTTTAGAAAAACAATTCGACTAAGCGCATAG